AATTTTAGTACCACATATGATGATAAATAGTCTTCTGATCATGGTGCATTCTTGTGATATTTATTCTACCACCCGTCAGGAGAGGCGCAGGTCCGCTGGGGTCTGACCATTCCTGAAGGCATCGATGGAGTCCCCTGCGGCGAGGGGGATACTTGCCTGGACTTCGGGGTGGCCAAGGTGGTGGTGACGACGGAGGACCACTGCCAGAAGGTGTCCTGGGTCGCCACCAATATCACCGAGCTCAAGGACTGTGTGGTACTGGAGGGTCActggtaggtgtctctggtgataTGGTCCTCCAGTTGTATGGGGTTCCCAGAGATACTGTATATGGTCATGGAGTGGTAGGAACCTCCCCAGGGATATGTATGGTCCAGGAGTGATAGTAGGATCCAAGAATAGTCCTAAAAAGGCACGAGTTTGAACCAGACCCCAACACTTGGGTTGGGGTCTTGGTTCTAGGGAAGTAGTTAGGCTgtgatattattttttattagaaGGCCTACAGTTTGGTTGTTGGACGGTAGGATAGCAAAGGTCTAATACTCGAAGTGGTAGAATGGCCGGGGGTCAGGCTCTCAGGTACTAGGAAAATCGATGACTGGCCCAGGATAGGTAAGAAATGTACTTGTAGCCGCGGTGGTCGCAGTTGTGTCTTGTATTTATACAATGTAGTCCCTTTTATAATGCATTATTATCTCCCTTTTCACTCCTCTTATTTTCATGCTCATTCTTCTACTATTATTGTTACCAGTCTTATTCTTATACCACCTCCATCTCTTCCTCCTGTACTTACTCCTCCTCTTAAACCACACAATTCTAATCTTACACCCCGTCCCTACTACAAACTCCGTATTATCTTATACTTTGACCCCTTCCACTGTCAACGTTCACCCTCCTTCCCTACATCCTCGGGTacgggggaggaggaggtgtggACGGAGAATACCCCTTTCAATTCCCACTACTTACCCTTAGGTACCTTAGGTACAGAGGCAGATAAGACCATACCACCTATTCCCACTCAGGTACGGGGGTGGAGAACAAATCACGCAGCCGTGGCCTATAGAGAAGCAGCCGCGTGTAGAGACTGCCTACATCACCGCCGACATGCTTCAGAACCCCTCGGAGTGGTACGCCGGAGTCACCGAAGCCTACTGGATCTCCTCCCTCGGGGTAGCTGTCAGGGTGAGTCCCTCAGACTGTCAGTGTCTCTGTTAAGATGAAATTAGTGAACATCAGACTAAGTTTGACACATAGGCAAGGACAGAAAGTAACTATACATCCAGCACCCATCACCAAACATATTTTTATGCATAAAAATATGCTGGAAATTAGAAGAGAGACTAATGGTGAACTGAATATTCTTAGactgtaagaaaggttgtgactaCTTCACTCGAGACCAATCTGAAAATTGGGATATCTTGAAGAACACCTTAACTGACAGATCACCCCAACTAAGACAAGTGGAGACAGTAACAGTCAGGGACATTCTTTCGATTTCTCTTCCATAAAAATATACAGTGGTTTAGCCCAACCAAAAGCGTCAAAAActagccaaccaacctaaccagccgtAGTCAATACTCATTAGTCCCAGGAAGCCTAACTATTGCGATATTTTTTAATTTCCCTAAACTACCGCAAATTTTTCGGTAGATATAATTGCGAAAAAATGCAGTACGTGTAGTTAGAGGACGGGTTTTGGGAAACTTGACAGGCTATAATTCCCAGATGTATGGTGGTTAAGAATATATTTTAGTTCTCAAGAGGCTGTGGCTGCTCTCATTATGCTGTGTACCATCCCCCTCCTGCTGGTGGcggcaggtggaggaggagacgcCGCTGTTCCTCAGTGTCCCGGACTATGACGGAGACTCCACGGCCGACGAGCTCTGCCTCgacgcccgccaccagctgcccttCGTCGCCGCCCCCGGCAGCCCTCTTGCCCTCAGCTACTTCCTCTGCTCCGCCGACGACGTCAGGAAGGTTGGATATTTGTATCCCTTTATAACATAAACAAAAGTTATTGTATTTCTCGTTATCAAAATGTTATTCGTGTTATCAATTTAATGTGTAAAATTTGTATTTTTTAGGCTCAGTTAAATTTTGATTTCTGAAATATGTATAtgcttttattttatattatattttaaatataGTCCACAGAAACAAGAACAAAATTTGAATTAAATTGTCGTTTTTAAGCTATACAGTAAGCTTTGTGATAGCCAATAAGATCCATACTGTTTTCAGTTTCTTCCTTTTTTTTTCTTCCGTCTTTTCTGCTTTTATCTCTTCCTCATCTCTTTTTtccatcattttttttatcttttcttTGTTCTtattttccctttatttcttcctCTTCATTTTCATCGTGAATTTTCCACCTATTCTTCCTTCTGTtttttccctacccttctcccttTCATTCTTTCTCCCATTCTTTGTTTTCTTGCTTGCTCCACGTCTCCTTTCCCCTCTTCATTTCCCAATTTTGTATAGTGTGGGATGATACTTATCTGAGTTCCTCTGAGAACGGAAATATGTAGGTCCACGAGGCTATAATTACCCTCATCTTCATCAAGTTGATAAAGATGAGTTCCTGATGCGCGAGGCTATAGTTGCATCATCTTTATCACGTTTTTTTCCTGATGCAGGTGCACGAAGCCAGTTACCCCAAGTTCTTTTCGCTGCCGGAGGGGGTCCCGGACGCTCTCATGATACAGGACCCGATCTGGTCGACCTGGGCGGAGGACAAAACTGATGTCAACGACTCTAGGGTCCTCGACCTCGCCCAGCAGATTAAAGAACATGGCTTCAACAACAGTCAGGTGGGAGATAGGTGGATTTCTAAGTGATGATCAGATGAGATTTTAATGGGTGTTGGTATTGATATAACTAGTTTGTGAAGAGACAGTCGGATTTTTTTTAACTTGGTTTTTGTTGATCCTCAGTTAAACGATCGTTTGAGACAAACCTAACTAAACTTAACCCGTAAAATACCATATTACAAATGTGCAGTAGACAGCCATGGGATGATTAACTTTCACTTTTTCGTGTATGTTCCCACTTGTCTCTTTCTTTCTCACTCTTTGTGTCTTCCTGCCCTCTTATGTTTCGTTCTCCTGCAGCTGGAGATCGACGACGACTGGGAGACCTGCCATGGCAACGCCGTCTTCAACCCTGACAAATTCCCAGACCCCAAGGCCTTGGTCGACCAGCTCCATGTTAGTACAAGTAACCTTTTTGCTTTTACCTCATTTACATTGTATATGTCTGTTCCTCTGTCATATACGTCTGTTTATTAATGTAGTTAATTCGTTAATTCTCTTATTTACGATGCTTGTCATTTTATTCCTTGGCTTTGGGTAAAtgttttacaaacaccatccaAGCGGGTGTTAGGTTAATGTTAGTTTATAACGCCATACTGCTACCAGTGACGTCATCGTTTCTCAAATATTGTCTGCAGAATGATCCAACATTGATTAAATGTTACACGAACACGTTTTTCCCGCTGGGATATATCATCGTCAGGCGCTGCCTTCGAGTCCAACCCGACCATGATAACATTACCTCTATCGCCATGATAACATTACCTTTATCTTCCCCTTGTAGAGCGAGGGTTTCCGGGTCACGCTATGGATTCACCCCTTCATCAATGACGACTGTGAAGCTTTCGCATATGCTGACCAGCATGGCTACTTTGTTAAGGTCagtgcaaagggggggggggttcataaGGTCTATGTAACCCCCATTGGGGTGACCCCCATGGGGGTCACGAAGTCAGTTTCATTATGGGAGGCTACCCGTCGGAACAGCCTGGGGGTAGAGGTTCCCTGGGGGAATTTAGCATGTGTAAGCAGTCAAGATAAACGGTAGTCATGTAAGGTTAGAGTTACCCTGGGGTTCACGTAAGATCAAAGTCAGTCCCAGACACCACATTTAGTTATGGTTTTGCTGGGCTAATGTCAGTGTAGCGCCACAAAGGGCCAAAGGATATTGTCAGTGCTGAACAATTCTTTTCTTGCTAGGACTCTGAAGGCCAGACCTCGAAGACCCACTGGTGGCAGGGGTCCAGCGCTGGTATCATTGACTTCAGCAACACTGAGGCGGCAGCGTGGTGGTCTCAGCGGCTGACTGACCTCCAGGAACAAACAGGAATCGATAGCTTCAAGTTCGACGCTGGGGAGGCCTCCTGGCTGCCTGACGTGTACACGCTCGATGTCGACGAGAGGTTCTGGCCCAACGCCTACACCACGAAGTGAGTGACAAGGGTGCTTGACTGCTGGAGGGTCTGGAAttaactgtctgtctgtctgtctgtctgtctgtctgtctgtctgtctgtctgtctgtctgtctgtctgtctgtctgtctgtctgtctgcctgtctctctgtctctctctgtctctctctctgtctctccctctctctctctctctctctctctctctctctctctctctctctctctctctctctctctctctctctcatatcatcATATCTCTCCAGATACGTGGACACGGTGGCGCAGTTCGGGAACATGATAGAGACCCGGACGGCGAGGGCCACACAGCGACACTCCACCTTCGTCCGTATGCTCGACAAGGACTCTGTCTGGGATTCCAACAATGGCCTCAAGACCCTAGTTCCTTCACTCCTTCACTTTGGTAGGAGCCTGGGTTATAGATTTATTACACCTGTCTGTGATTCGGTTTCTGCTCATGGCTTGAGTGTATACATATATTCAAAATAATTATGTGTTTTCAGAAGTTTGTTAGCTATTGGCTTGAGATTAACCTAAAGTTTCGCTACACATGCACAAAATCACTACTTAAAAATTTAACTAATAGAGAACAGCTGCGGATTATTGACACAGCTGCTACAAAGGCCACAACTCTACCATAAAGTTATTTAAAATAACTTTATAGTCTAAACAATACCAATAAGTCTAAAACGTTTATAATATAATCATGGCTTGTGCTCAGCGATGTGTGACTTGTGATTAAAGATATATCCTAAATAAGTACATTTTAAATCTGTTAGTTACATCTTCTCTGTCTCAATGTATTCACtcgtataaaaaaaaattcacaatgcGTAGAATTCCAGAGATAAAATACATCCGAAATTAAAACACCAGTGACATGCAATACAAACAATATGCAACACCAGTGACACACCCAACACAAACTTACAATACAAGTCAACATATACATCTGCAGTTACAATCTACATCACAACCTTGATCACAACTACTCACTGGCATAATCTCTGTGAACGCTCCCACTCGATGCTTGCTTGCCCAGTAAGCAACGACTCTGCCGTCTTCCCCTCAGGGATACTAGGCTACCCCTTCGTGCTGCCGGATATGATTGGTGGCAACGCATACAACGGCCTTCAGCCGGACTCTGAGCTGTTCGTGAGGTGGGCACAAGCTAACGCCTTCATGCCAGCTCTCCAGTTCTCCATCTTGCCCTGGGAGTTAGATCAGCAGGTCAGCAAAGAATTTTCAAGGACTTTAGACAATCAGATAAACTtaatacagtatttgtaataCAAACTACAGTTCGTAATGTTTCAACGTTTCCGTTCGTCTTAGATAAACGATcgagacttgataatggtcccaaTATAGAGGTATAGTCGGATCGTTTCTAACGTGGGTATAATCTTTTTGAATATTGCATCTTTAGTAAACTTGGTCAATAAAAGAAGTTAGTTTGTGCTTAGATGACAGGGCCGTGCCTGGTGGAGGAAGCCAAAGTGCACGATATATATATTCTTCTTTTACTCATTGCAGGTGACAGACCTTAGCCTGGCGGTCACCAGCCTTCATGCCCAGTACACGGggctgctgctgcgcctggcggAGGAAGCCACCAGCAGCGTGGCGCCCATCGCCAGACCCACCTGGTGGCTGTGTCCGGAGCTGGAGGAGTGTCTCACCGCCGACcaacgtaagtacttgtgtagaaGCACTAGTCGCCCTAGGTGATTGGGTACGGTTCATACACCACCCTATATCAAAACTGTAATTTTATTGGGTTATTGTATATGCTAATTGTCTGCCGACCAGCGTGAATACCTTGAGTAACAAGTTGAGACTTCGTTAATCAATTGAGAGTGTGTATGCTTtatacaacaacccgtcctcacaaaaAGTTTGTATTTCTCTACCGATATCTGTGCAAACTGTAGAAAGCTTATTGTCACATACGTGACAGCCCCTATTTACATCTAACCAAACAATTCAGCAATCCCACGACAatgttacccagtaatttgttccacaaatccaaTTTTTATACATCACCAACTTCCTTTCTTCCCAAACAGAATTCCTGCTGGGGGATGACCTACTGGTGGCACCTGTGGTGGAGGCCGGCGCCAATAGCCTGGAGGTGGTGTTGCCGCCCGGGTCATGGCGTCAGGCTGGCACTGACCAGGTCACAGAGGGTCCAGTCTCCCTCATACTCACAAACATCAGCCTCGAGACCATTGTCTACTTCACCCGGGAACCCACCAACTAACAAGTTCAACAATCGTGCATAGTTTAGCAGCTAATAAGGTCAACAACCATGTATAGCCTAGCAACTGAGTCAACAATCATGTATATACGATCATCTAACAAGTTCAACAATCATGTATAGCCTACTAACACATTCAACATCCATGTGTAGGTTAGCTTACCAATTAAAAAGGTCAATACTCATCTATAGCCTAGTAACTAAtaatctttttttattattattattaacacctTTGGGTACAGCTGCATTTATGTAGCTACCCTAAACTATATGAAGTGGAatacagtgtgtcaagaactagctatccCTATCtcaggatggttaatcatacaggTCCATGTGATAGGTTGTCTGCTCTGGCAAACTATACATTATGCAGATACCATCAAGAACGCAAGAGTAAATAAGATAGCAATGATACTAAAAAGtcctcatctcacaggatggcTAGTCAAACAGtgattagtagcctgcactggcaaatttttggGTGtatttgaggatatcctcaagaacacaagAGTTTTATAAAGTGATTGCAAAGCTCATGCCGCCAGGTCtgtaggtctaataactgggcattcagtgatgtagtctgaacaaatcatagtttTCTATACTGGTGTTTTCAGGCCTTTTGGAGTCAGTAATTTATCTCCTATTATAGACCTCAGTGTTTAAAACAATAGTCTTGACAGCAGAGATGCGGATACTtaggtctaattcaacttcatccttgttacacgctaatttgactGCAATGTCTGTGTCATTATGATGAGTTATATTTATGTGAGATGGAATCAATACAAAAGAGATCCTAAACTCTTTATTCTGTGCAGTCAGCAGGTAATTTATAATTGTTCATATGAGGTTAATATAACAATATTCAGATAGATTCCTGTAACATGGAAACTTAACATTTTTGCCTAACAACTATAAGAAACTTCACATCCT
The Procambarus clarkii isolate CNS0578487 chromosome 60, FALCON_Pclarkii_2.0, whole genome shotgun sequence genome window above contains:
- the LOC138349506 gene encoding myogenesis-regulating glycosidase-like is translated as MTGVSVLASWLLVVVVVLEGVRAGVLLQVNTAHNTLTMDAHTIHFTHPKGEAQVRWGLTIPEGIDGVPCGEGDTCLDFGVAKVVVTTEDHCQKVSWVATNITELKDCVVLEGHWYGGGEQITQPWPIEKQPRVETAYITADMLQNPSEWYAGVTEAYWISSLGVAVRVEEETPLFLSVPDYDGDSTADELCLDARHQLPFVAAPGSPLALSYFLCSADDVRKVHEASYPKFFSLPEGVPDALMIQDPIWSTWAEDKTDVNDSRVLDLAQQIKEHGFNNSQLEIDDDWETCHGNAVFNPDKFPDPKALVDQLHSEGFRVTLWIHPFINDDCEAFAYADQHGYFVKDSEGQTSKTHWWQGSSAGIIDFSNTEAAAWWSQRLTDLQEQTGIDSFKFDAGEASWLPDVYTLDVDERFWPNAYTTKYVDTVAQFGNMIETRTARATQRHSTFVRMLDKDSVWDSNNGLKTLVPSLLHFGILGYPFVLPDMIGGNAYNGLQPDSELFVRWAQANAFMPALQFSILPWELDQQVTDLSLAVTSLHAQYTGLLLRLAEEATSSVAPIARPTWWLCPELEECLTADQQFLLGDDLLVAPVVEAGANSLEVVLPPGSWRQAGTDQVTEGPVSLILTNISLETIVYFTREPTN